From the genome of Pseudoliparis swirei isolate HS2019 ecotype Mariana Trench chromosome 1, NWPU_hadal_v1, whole genome shotgun sequence:
gcgCGTGGCTTTTTGCAACTTCATCTTTGAAGCGGCgacttatgtgtgtgtttttttaaaattgtaatcctgtatgagtgttatttattaaaaaggGCAACTTGAGTAGTGATAGTGTTCCCGCTGTGTAACGGCTTTTGGTGACGTCGCGGACGGGGCGTTACCGTGAAGATGGCGGAGGCTGCGGACACACCACAACACCGGTTTTTCTGTCACGGTTGTAAAAGTGAAACAAACCCCAAACTCCCGGTAAGTCCCGTTAGAGAGCGGTTTGTTTATTCAGCTCGTGCTGCTGTAAATGATTCACGCGGACATTGAGGGACGTCTTCAGGTGTTCGGCACTTGTTATTTTTAAACTTGCAAAGTTAGTGAAGTGATATATTTCACTTTGCTCTCAACTTCAAACGAGTGGGAAGCACAAACGCTCACGTATGACCGCCTGTGTGCGGTTGTTTAtttgcgccgagagagccagagagagatagagagagtaaGATCTGGTGATTCACGTTGCCATATTTAGCCGCACCACTGTTGGCGACAGTCTGTGTCCAGTTGTCTTCTGTCATCTGCGCGCGTGAGACGTGGGAGGGGCTGGCTGGGGGCTCTACGTGCACCAGCGGGGCTCCCAAAGCCGCCAACGCGCCTCTAACCCACTTCAGCCCGAGATGTTTGGCCCGCTTGTTGTCTCAGTGTAGCCCAACTGAAAAGTGTAACTCATTAACTGGCTGGAGATGAAAccctcctgggggggggggggggctgttagcGCGGCTGTTGTGCAGCTGTTgtgcagctggtgtgtgtgtgtgtgtgtgtgtgtgtgtgtgtgtgtgtgtgtgtgtgtgtgtgtgtgtgtgtgtgtgtgtgtgtgtgtgtgtgtgtgtgtgtgtgtgtgtgtgtgtgtgtgtgtgtgtgtgtgtgtgtgtgtgtgtgtgtgtgtccaatatGTCCAAAAATATGTGGACAATCATgcagatacatttatatatatatattttttaatcctatttttgtcttttctttttaaagcctatatacatatatatatataaacaatggcCCCGGGTTGATATCAGCCGGTGacctatacaaatatatatatatatatacttttgtaTAGGTCCCCGGCTGGAATCAACCCGGGGCCATTGTAATAACATTGAGCCTCAACACTAACTCACAAACTCACTTGTGTGCACGTTTATGTACATCCTGGTGTCCCAGTGGTTAAGATACCATATAAATGCAATGTACTGGTTTGATTCTAGCTTGCACCCTTGTTACAGAAATGGACTGGAGCTCTTACTGTGGGCCTTATTAACACCAGTGGCGACTTCACTGATGCTCTGTGGTAGAATGAAAGCAAACGTTGAACCAATTTCaccataaaatgaataaatacatgcgGCAGAGATGTCAGAAATGTGGCAGATAACTGTATATTTAGCTATGTTAGTTATGAAATACTGTAAGATACTGTTATATAGACGCATTCAATTTACAGCAATTAATTATCATGACTGGTCCCAACAGCTTGTCTAACGCTTTACTAGAAGAATGGAGGCGGTTAGAGCAGCTTAATCCTCAAAGATATGGATTGAACTCGCATTCTTTTGGTCTTTCAgtggatgttttcttttcttcccttttagGATTTCGTCTGCCCCAGATGTGAGTCTGACTTCATTGAGGAGGTGACAGAAGACTCCAGGTACAGCTGTTAACATGTACAGTTCTTTATACTACAAGTGCTTTATCAAATGTTTTAAAGCATACTCCTACGTATAAACATTTACGATGGTCTCTGTAGCGGCAGTGTCAGGCTCTTAAGAGTTATGTTTGTCATTTCTCACCACTAATATTAGAAGCAATTTTGTTTGTGCTGCTTAGCCTCCTGCAGAACAGCCCATCAGTGGTCAGTGAGAACTCCAACGCGTTCTCAGAGGTATGCCCTTGCACATggcattacaaaaaaaaagtttgacacATGACTTGGTCTCTCTCCAATTTATGGCAGCTGCTGTTTATGGAGCGCTCCGCTCTGCTGTCTCATCCGCCCTCTTCGGAGTCGGAGCCAGATGACAGCGAGCAGGTATCTGCAGGTCAGAGCTGCCCTTCCTCAATGTTGCCGGGCGCCGCTGAGGAAGCAGAGTCTCCTTCCCAGCCTGAACAAGAGAGGTCGCCCAGGCCTGAACAAAGGCCCGCAGTGGAAGGGTGTGTGGACACGGTACACAGAAATATCACCAGTGTGTACTGAAAAAATACTTATTTCTGTTTATGTCTTGTCATTTGCAGTGCAAGGAAATCAAGACCACCAACATACATTTAATGAACAGAAACAACTTTTATAGTAGCTCCATGTTTATCAGTTTCTACACGTTTGGATCTCTTCTTTAGAGAAAAACCTAATGGAAGCATTTCCTTATGTGGGATTGACTTCAAAAGGTGATGTAGTCAGGAGAGCTTAAGCTTCCATACAGATGGATCTCTATGTACATTAATTATTTGGTATCAGTATCAGTAacaacgtatatatatataatatatttgtatatatatatattttatgtagatatatatatatatatataatatatttttatttatatattttatgtagatatttatatatatgtatatatatatatttatttatatattttatatatatattattattattatatatatataatgaaggaCTAGCATGAATTAAACTGCTGTGAATACAGTAAAGTGTGAGTCCAGTAACGCAGACATCGTCTGTTTTTTGCCCTTTCAAGGATGGTGCACCAGTTCTTGGCCGACCTGTTTGCCAACAATGGAAACCCTggtgctgcagcagctgcactGTAAgcgctttttaattttttagatTCACATCATTTACTTTTGATTTCATCTAGCGCGTGGTGTGATaataccctccctccctcctctgctttctttctgtttgtttcagATCCAGCATGTTACAGCTGCACTCAAACCCCGGGGATTATGCGTGGGGTCAGGGGGGTCTGGATGCTGtcatcacagaggtcagtggcATCAGAGGTGGCGATTTCTAAACTTTCAGAGTGGTTCCATCCTCCTCCTTTGTTTTCTTCCCTCCTGATCCACCTTTTGTAATGAAACACAAAACCCCAAAAGCCATCAAGTTACAAGCTGCTCTTATTCTCTTGTCTCTCGTGCCTTCGTTCCCCCTCTCTGCcccccatgtctcctctgtATCCCTacttccttctctccctcactaGTTGTTAGGACAGTTGGAGTGCAAAGGTCCTCCCCCTGCTGAAGAGGAGATGATATCATCGCTGCCAACAGTCTGTATCTCTCAagaacagacaggtagcagtTCCAGCAACGCATACTGCACACATCTCTTTCCCTCTTATTTCCCTTCCCTTCtcatttcctccttccttccagcTGTCCTTTtatctttctcttttcctcccctCTGATATCTTCCCTTTACTCTTTTCGCCCTTGTTTCTGTTCTTTCCTCGTCTTTAAGCTCTCTTCATCTCATCCTGCTTCTCCTTTCCTCTTGTCTTCCCATTCTTCCTATTTTTCCTTGCTTCCTATCTTTTGTGTCCCCTATCCATTTTATCGCTATACTTTCATTCCCTTCTCCAATACATTCGTCCTCTTTTCTAGTTACAAGAATTAGTAAGTAATTCATAAATATCTTTGGTCCTGGATTCTTGGAAGCTGCTAAATCTTAATTCACACATAATTTAACTGGGTTATCTAAATAAAATTACACTTCATACTTTAGATACACGccatacacttttatttttacatttcctttattatttaaattatttaatgcAATATGTCCTGAccttctattttattttattgtatatatgtaaacgTTGATGCTGCTGCTTCGAGAAATTTCcctctggggatgaataaagtaatatcaTATCTTATTACAAAAGTATTACTGTGTTACACGCTGAAGGATGAACCTAAAATGTTCTGATGTGTTTTCTCTATCTGCTTCTCTCTGAATGTTTCTCATACTTCCCGTTGTACTTGCTCGTCTCCCTCAGACTGCAGACTGCAGTGTCCGGTTTGTAGGGAGGAGTATTCATCAGGTGAACCCGTCAGGAAGCTACCGTGCCTCCATTACTTCCACAGTGAATGTATAGTACCTTGGCTGGAACTGGTaaggacagggggggggggggcgcgtggTCAGGGGCTTAGGGGGCTTTTACATTTCTCATGAAGGTTTGAAGTAACACACACATCCTGAATTGAGGGTTGTGACGACAACACAGAAACATGTTTTGTGTCCCAATGTTTTTATACCTCTGCGGCTTGCGAGAGAGCCGTGGCCGCAGGGTTTGGTGTTCCAGATTTGTTGGGTTGGCCCCACCGGTCCATTTGAGGCCCCTCCGGTCCATTCTTGGGAACAAAATATCTCAGGAAAATCGGAAGAGAATTTCTTCAACTTTGACTCAAGAACtaattgaataataataatacat
Proteins encoded in this window:
- the rnf115b gene encoding E3 ubiquitin-protein ligase RNF115 isoform X1 — protein: MAEAADTPQHRFFCHGCKSETNPKLPDFVCPRCESDFIEEVTEDSSLLQNSPSVVSENSNAFSELLFMERSALLSHPPSSESEPDDSEQVSAGQSCPSSMLPGAAEEAESPSQPEQERSPRPEQRPAVEGMVHQFLADLFANNGNPGAAAAALSSMLQLHSNPGDYAWGQGGLDAVITELLGQLECKGPPPAEEEMISSLPTVCISQEQTDCRLQCPVCREEYSSGEPVRKLPCLHYFHSECIVPWLELHDTCPVCRKSLGGVDNSLPPTSEPPEARSIRTELQENQAI
- the rnf115b gene encoding E3 ubiquitin-protein ligase RNF115 isoform X2, with product MAEAADTPQHRFFCHGCKSETNPKLPDFVCPRCESDFIEEVTEDSSCCLWSAPLCCLIRPLRSRSQMTASRYLQVRAALPQCCRAPLRKQSLLPSLNKRGRPGLNKGPQWKGVWTRMVHQFLADLFANNGNPGAAAAALSSMLQLHSNPGDYAWGQGGLDAVITELLGQLECKGPPPAEEEMISSLPTVCISQEQTDCRLQCPVCREEYSSGEPVRKLPCLHYFHSECIVPWLELHDTCPVCRKSLGGVDNSLPPTSEPPEARSIRTELQENQAI